One region of Gossypium raimondii isolate GPD5lz chromosome 6, ASM2569854v1, whole genome shotgun sequence genomic DNA includes:
- the LOC105772717 gene encoding thioredoxin H4-1 has product MGHCWSKFLRIFKCLYGDSKDEEELYSELTGKNVHIITTIQSWEEKLTEATRDGKILVANFSTPWSGPCRSIAPTYGELADKYPSLMFLTVDVDTLAEFSTSWEISATPTFFFIKEGRQVDKFVGADKVQLPKKIAAVAKATRV; this is encoded by the exons ATGGGACATTGTTGGAGCAAG TTCTTGCGGATCTTCAAGTGTCTGTACGGAGACTCGAAGGACGAAGAGGAATTGTATTCGGAGCTTACCGGCAAAAACGTTCACATTATAACTACCATACAGAGCTGGGAGGAAAAACTAACAGAGGCAACCAGAGATGGAAAGATA CTAGTTGCAAATTTCAGTACACCATGGTCAGGTCCTTGTCGATCGATAGCACCAACCTACGGTGAACTTGCAGATAAATATCCTTCTCTCATGTTCCTTACTGTGGATGTCGATACACTTGCA GAGTTTAGTACATCATGGGAGATAAGCGCTACACCAACATTCTTTTTCATAAAGGAGGGAAGGCAAGTGGACAAATTTGTGGGTGCTGACAAGGTACAACTCCCAAAGAAGATAGCAGCAGTGGCTAAAGCCACCAGGGTTTGA
- the LOC105772715 gene encoding probable inactive receptor kinase At5g58300, with product MKFNPFIAFFVFVLLPQQKFVQVVADLDSDKQALLEFANGVPHVKKLNWNLATPVCTSWVGITCNTNRTDVIAVRLPGVGLYGTIPSNTIGKLKALKVLSLRSNNINGSLPSDIPSIPSLQCLFLQHNNLSSKFPVTFSPMLRIVDFSYNSISGTIPNVDLPSVKVLNFSYNNLSGSIPSSFKRFPSSFIGNPLLCGSEPLKPCSESVVSPSPSPLTDFPSPKTGSQNQHATSKNKLGVGSIIAIVVGGLAFVFLLLAVIFVSCLKRKHSGSNGMLKSKISQNDKPNDFGSGVQEAEKNKLFFFEGCSYNFDLEDLLKASAEVLGKGSYGTTYKAALEEGTQVVVKRLKEVAVGKKEFEQQMEVVNRVGRHPNVVPLRAYYYSKDEKLLVYNYMPAGSLFALLHGNRTSDRTPLDWDTRMKIALGTARGIANIHTEGGGKFTHGNIKSSNVLLSDELEACVSDAGLTPLMNAPLTTSRIVGYRAPEVIETRKITQKSDVYSFGVLLLEMLTAKAPLQPSGQDDVVDLPRWVRSVVREEWTAEVFDVELLRFQTFQEEMVQMLQIALTCVAKTPDMRPTMDEAIRMIEDVRQSESKNRTSSEAESNIQTP from the exons ATGAAGTTCAATCCTTTCATTGCCTTCTTTGTGTTTGTGTTATTGCCTCAACAAAAATTTGTTCAAGTTGTGGCAGATTTGGATTCTGATAAGCAAGCTTTACTTGAGTTTGCTAATGGAGTCCCACATGTGAAGAAACTGAATTGGAATTTAGCAACTCCAGTTTGTACGTCTTGGGTGGGGATAACTTGTAATACTAATCGAACCGATGTGATCGCTGTTCGGCTTCCCGGTGTCGGACTTTACGGTACAATTCCAAGCAACACCATTGGTAAACTTAAAGCTTTGAAGGTACTTAGCCTTAGGTCTAATAACATCAATGGTAGTCTTCCTTCTGATATACCTTCTATTCCTTCTTTACAATGCTTGTTCCTTCAACATAATAACTTGTCTAGTAAGTTCCCTGTTACTTTTTCTCCAATGTTGAGAATTGTGGATTTTTCTTACAACTCCATATCTGGTACTATACCAAATGTTGATCTTCCTAGTGTTAAAGTTTTGAACTTTAGTTATAATAACTTGAGTGGTTCTATTCCAAGTTCTTTCAAAAGGTTTCCTTCTTCATTCATTGGGAATCCGTTGTTATGTGGTTCGGAACCTTTAAAGCCTTGTTCCGAGTCCGTGGTCTCCCCTTCACCTTCCCCTTTAACTGATTTTCCGAGCCCGAAAACGGGTTCTCAAAACCAACATGCTACATCAAAGAACAAACTAGGTGTTGGGTCTATCATTGCTATTGTAGTAGGGGGCTTAGCATTTGTGTTCTTATTGTTAGCAGTGATCTTTGTAAGTTGTTTGAAGAGGAAACATAGTGGGAGTAATGGTATGTTGAAGAGTAAAATCTCTCAAAATGACAAGCCTAATGATTTTGGAAGTGGGGTTCAAGAAGCTGAAAAGAATAAACTGTTCTTCTTCGAAGGGTGTTCGTATAACTTTGATCTCGAGGATTTGTTGAAGGCTTCGGCCGAAGTTCTCGGTAAAGGAAGTTACGGAACAACGTATAAAGCTGCTTTAGAGGAAGGGACACAAGTAGTGGTGAAAAGATTGAAGGAAGTTGCTGTTGGTAAAAAGGAGTTTGAACAACAAATGGAAGTCGTCAATAGGGTCGGTCGACACCCAAATGTGGTACCGCTTCGTGCTTATTACTATTCGAAGGACGAGAAGCTGTTGGTATACAATTACATGCCGGCCGGTAGCTTGTTCGCActcttgcatg GGAATAGGACTTCGGACAGAACTCCATTGGATTGGGATACGAGAATGAAGATTGCTCTCGGAACTGCTAGAGGGATTGCGAACATTCATACGGAAGGTGGCGGTAAATTCACCCATGGTAACATTAAGTCCTCGAATGTCCTCCTCAGCGATGAACTCGAGGCTTGTGTTTCTGATGCTGGCTTGACCCCTCTAATGAATGCTCCTTTAACCACGTCTCGCATAGTTGGATACAGAGCTCCGGAGGTGATTGAAACACGCAAAATAACTCAAAAGTCTGACGTGTACAGCTTTGGTGTCCTCCTCTTAGAAATGCTGACCGCAAAAGCTCCCCTCCAACCTTCGGGGCAAGATGACGTGGTTGATCTTCCGAGATGGGTCCGTTCCGTCGTGCGGGAAGAATGGACCGCCGAAGTATTCGACGTGGAGTTGTTACGGTTCCAAACTTTCCAAGAGGAAATGGTGCAAATGCTACAGATTGCACTAACATGCGTGGCGAAAACACCGGACATGCGTCCGACGATGGACGAAGCCATTAGAATGATAGAAGACGTTCGACAATCCGAATCCAAAAACAGGACGTCCTCGGAGGCTGAATCGAACATCCAAACACCATGA